Proteins from a genomic interval of Stenotrophomonas maltophilia:
- a CDS encoding homocysteine S-methyltransferase family protein: MSTLPWLHPDRANALLDALRDRILIIDGAMGTMIQRHGLQEDDYRGERFAGGYDHAHGPGCDHAAPEGHDLKGNNDLLLLTRPQIVADIHTAYLEAGADLVETNTFNATSVSQADYHLEHLVYELNKAGAAVARACCDTVAATTPGKPRFVIGVIGPTSRTASISPDVNDPGFRNTSFDELRDTYREAIDGLIDGGADTIMVETIFDTLNAKAALYALEEAFDARGARLPVMISGTITDASGRTLSGQTAEAFHASLAHARPLSIGLNCALGADAMRPHVETLAQVADCYVSAHPNAGLPNAFGEYDETPEDMASTLRGFAEDGLLNLVGGCCGSTPDHIRAIANAMAGLSPRALPGTREQAA, translated from the coding sequence ATGTCCACCCTGCCCTGGTTGCACCCTGACCGCGCCAACGCCCTGCTCGACGCCCTGCGCGATCGGATCCTGATCATCGACGGCGCGATGGGAACGATGATCCAGCGCCATGGCCTGCAGGAAGACGACTACCGCGGCGAGCGCTTCGCCGGTGGCTACGACCACGCGCACGGCCCGGGCTGCGACCATGCGGCGCCGGAAGGACATGACCTGAAGGGCAACAACGACCTGCTGCTGCTGACCCGGCCGCAGATCGTCGCCGACATCCACACCGCCTACCTGGAAGCGGGCGCGGATCTGGTCGAGACCAACACCTTCAACGCCACGTCGGTCAGCCAGGCCGACTACCACCTCGAACACCTGGTGTACGAGTTGAACAAGGCGGGCGCTGCAGTGGCACGGGCCTGCTGCGATACGGTGGCCGCAACCACACCGGGCAAACCGCGCTTCGTGATCGGGGTGATCGGGCCGACCAGCCGCACCGCCTCGATCAGCCCTGACGTCAACGATCCCGGCTTCCGCAACACCAGCTTCGACGAGCTGCGCGACACCTACCGCGAAGCCATCGACGGCCTGATCGATGGCGGCGCCGACACCATCATGGTCGAGACCATCTTCGACACGCTCAACGCCAAGGCGGCGCTGTATGCGCTGGAGGAAGCGTTCGATGCGCGCGGCGCGCGCTTGCCGGTGATGATCTCCGGCACCATCACCGACGCGTCCGGACGCACCCTGTCCGGGCAGACGGCCGAAGCGTTCCATGCGTCGCTGGCGCATGCACGGCCGCTGTCGATCGGACTGAACTGCGCGCTGGGCGCCGATGCGATGCGCCCGCACGTGGAAACCCTTGCACAGGTCGCCGACTGTTACGTCAGCGCACACCCCAATGCCGGCCTGCCCAATGCCTTCGGCGAGTACGACGAGACGCCGGAGGACATGGCCAGCACCCTGCGAGGCTTCGCCGAAGATGGCCTGCTGAACCTGGTCGGTGGCTGCTGCGGCTCCACGCCCGACCATATCCGTGCGATTGCCAATGCCATGGCCGGGCTGTCGCCGCGCGCGCTGCCCGGCACCCGGGAGCAGGCCGCATGA
- a CDS encoding ArsR/SmtB family transcription factor, producing MDLEDWSTRLKVFADATRVRLLALLEQEELTVAELSAITRLAQPRVSTHLARLKEAGLVRDRRAGVSAYYRFDEAQLDPAQRALWHALSNGSDDPLLRQDAERVAAVLAHRASDQNWADSVAGDMERHYSPGRTWEALARTALPLLETGDVLDIASGDGVLAELVAPHAKRYICIDTSARVVAAASERLRRLPNVEVREGDMHALPFKDGSFDLVVLMHALTYASKPAQAVTEAARVLRPGGRLLLCSLARHEHKAAVEAYGHVNLGFSDKELRKFVDKAGLQVSSLETVTREKRPPHFEVISLIANKP from the coding sequence ATGGATCTTGAAGATTGGTCGACCCGCCTGAAGGTGTTCGCCGATGCCACCCGCGTGCGCCTGCTGGCGCTGCTGGAGCAGGAGGAACTGACCGTGGCCGAACTGTCGGCGATCACCCGACTGGCTCAGCCGCGCGTGTCCACCCATCTGGCGCGCCTGAAGGAAGCCGGCCTGGTTCGCGACCGCCGCGCCGGCGTGTCGGCCTATTACCGCTTCGACGAAGCCCAGCTGGACCCGGCGCAGCGTGCATTGTGGCATGCATTGAGCAACGGAAGCGACGACCCGCTGCTGCGCCAGGATGCCGAGCGCGTGGCCGCGGTGCTGGCCCACCGTGCCTCCGACCAGAACTGGGCCGACAGCGTGGCCGGCGACATGGAACGCCACTACTCTCCCGGACGGACCTGGGAGGCGCTGGCGCGTACCGCGCTGCCGCTGCTGGAAACCGGCGACGTGCTGGACATCGCTTCCGGCGACGGCGTGCTGGCCGAACTGGTGGCCCCGCATGCCAAGCGCTACATCTGCATCGACACCAGCGCGCGCGTGGTCGCCGCGGCCAGCGAGCGGCTGCGTCGCCTGCCCAATGTGGAAGTGCGCGAGGGCGACATGCATGCGCTGCCGTTCAAGGACGGCAGCTTCGACCTGGTGGTGCTGATGCACGCACTGACCTATGCCAGCAAGCCGGCGCAGGCGGTGACCGAAGCCGCGCGCGTGCTGCGCCCGGGGGGGCGCCTGCTGCTGTGCAGCCTGGCCCGTCATGAGCACAAGGCGGCCGTGGAGGCCTATGGCCACGTCAACCTCGGCTTCAGCGACAAGGAACTGCGCAAATTCGTCGACAAGGCCGGCCTGCAGGTCTCGAGCCTGGAGACGGTCACCCGCGAAAAGCGCCCGCCGCACTTCGAAGTGATCTCGCTGATCGCCAACAAGCCCTGA
- a CDS encoding MFS transporter, producing MTVPVARLSSFYLFYYAALGAFTPYWSLFLTARGMSVTAISVMMGLWYATRVVAPSAWTSLAAASPRPIRLLRIGCVLTLISFAAFLLPLPQPWMYPAMIVFCFFYNAVMPQFESITLTHLGSDSHRYGLIRVWGSLGFIAIVTLFGWLIEGDGTASRAGLLPWMMLPLFVLLVASAFSNHYARDIGRTGGDASGFWQIVRRPPVLAFFLAAFMEQLSFGPYYTFFSVYMDHHGYRTSTLGLLWTIGVVFEVGVFFTIGRFFRRYDANWMLLIALVSSCLRWAVTALFPENLPVMLLAQTAHALGFAAFFAAAMQMLATYFPGRLNGHGQGLLYGFSSGVGGVLGALIAGQLWKIDEGRTAFLAGSGFALVGALLCFFALSLPLIRARRSIARAR from the coding sequence ATGACCGTTCCCGTTGCCCGCCTGTCCAGCTTCTACCTGTTCTATTACGCGGCGCTGGGCGCGTTCACTCCGTACTGGAGCCTGTTCCTGACCGCGCGCGGGATGAGCGTGACCGCCATCAGCGTGATGATGGGACTGTGGTATGCCACACGCGTGGTTGCACCCAGTGCCTGGACCTCGCTGGCGGCCGCATCACCGCGGCCGATCCGCCTGCTGCGCATCGGCTGCGTGCTGACCCTGATCAGCTTCGCCGCATTCCTGCTGCCCCTGCCACAGCCATGGATGTATCCAGCGATGATCGTGTTCTGCTTCTTCTACAACGCGGTGATGCCTCAGTTCGAATCGATCACCCTCACCCATCTCGGCAGCGACAGCCATCGCTACGGCCTGATCCGGGTCTGGGGTTCGCTCGGATTCATCGCCATCGTCACTCTGTTCGGCTGGCTGATCGAAGGTGACGGCACCGCCAGCCGCGCCGGGCTGCTGCCGTGGATGATGCTGCCGCTGTTCGTCCTGCTGGTTGCCTCGGCCTTCAGCAACCACTACGCACGCGACATCGGCAGGACCGGCGGCGATGCCAGCGGCTTCTGGCAGATCGTGCGACGCCCGCCGGTGCTGGCATTCTTCCTGGCCGCTTTCATGGAACAGCTCTCGTTCGGCCCGTACTACACATTCTTCTCGGTCTACATGGACCACCACGGCTATCGCACGTCCACGCTCGGCCTGCTCTGGACCATCGGCGTGGTGTTCGAAGTGGGCGTGTTCTTCACCATCGGTCGCTTCTTCCGCCGCTACGACGCCAACTGGATGCTGCTGATCGCGCTGGTCAGCTCCTGCCTGCGCTGGGCGGTGACCGCACTGTTCCCGGAAAACCTGCCGGTGATGCTGCTGGCGCAGACCGCGCACGCGTTGGGCTTTGCGGCGTTCTTCGCGGCGGCGATGCAGATGCTGGCGACCTACTTCCCGGGTCGCCTCAACGGCCATGGCCAGGGCCTGCTGTACGGCTTCTCGTCCGGTGTCGGCGGCGTGCTGGGCGCGCTCATCGCCGGCCAATTGTGGAAGATCGACGAGGGACGCACGGCCTTCCTCGCGGGAAGCGGGTTCGCTCTGGTCGGCGCCCTTCTGTGCTTCTTCGCGCTGAGCCTGCCGTTGATCCGTGCACGCCGCAGCATTGCGCGGGCCCGGTAA
- the metH gene encoding methionine synthase, with amino-acid sequence MTPVRPTRLSGLEPLVITPDLLFINVGERTNVTGSAQFRKLIKEGRYEEAVDVARQQVASGAQILDVNMDEGLIDSEAAMTRYLNLIMSEPDIARIPVMVDSSKWSVIEAGLKCLQGKSVVNSISLKEGEALFREHARKVLRYGAAAVVMAFDESGQADTCARKVEICTRAYRILVDEIGFPPQDIIFDPNIFAVATGIEEHDNYAVDFIEATRIIKQTLPHCHVSGGVSNVSFSFRGNETVRQAIHSVFLYHAIAAGMDMGIVNAGAMPIYDELEPELRERVEDVILNRRSDATERLLEIAERYKGRKGAAKTEDLAWREKPVAQRLAHALVHGLDAFVEEDTELARQTSSRPLDVIEGPLMDGMNVVGDLFGAGKMFLPQVVKSARVMKKAVAYLLPYIEAEKARSGDTAKSNGKIIMATVKGDVHDIGKNIVGVVLACNNFEVVDLGVMVPAQKILDAAREHNADLIGLSGLITPSLEEMSHVAREMQRQGFDLPLLIGGATTSRAHTALKIDPHYHAPTVWVKDASRAVGVAQSLISRDLRDAFVAANEADYAEIRARHRNRGDAKRLVSLEHARGQKFQGDWDSYTPPTPKQPGLHVFDDYPLAELVDYIDWTPFFQAWELAGKFPAILTDEIVGTQASDLYKDARTMLDRIVGEKWLTAKAVFGLWPASSIGDDVRVQHPQGETTLHFLRQQVDKPAERPDFCLADFIAPADSGRDDWIGAFAVTAGIGIDAHVARFEAEHDDYNAILLKALADRFAEALAERLHQRVRIEFWGYARAETLDNEALIDEQYRGIRPAPGYPACPEHSEKRRLFDLLQAEANAGMELTESFAMLPTAAVSGYYFSHPQSQYFVVGRLSREQVSDYARRKGVDRAQAERWLASNLDYDPE; translated from the coding sequence ATGACGCCTGTCCGCCCTACCCGCCTGTCCGGCCTGGAACCCCTGGTCATCACCCCGGACCTGCTGTTCATCAACGTCGGCGAACGCACCAACGTCACCGGCAGCGCGCAGTTCCGCAAGCTGATCAAGGAAGGCCGCTACGAGGAGGCGGTGGACGTGGCCCGCCAGCAGGTGGCCAGCGGCGCGCAGATCCTCGACGTCAACATGGACGAGGGCCTGATCGATTCGGAAGCGGCGATGACCCGCTACCTCAACCTGATCATGTCCGAGCCGGACATCGCGCGCATCCCGGTGATGGTCGACTCCTCCAAGTGGAGCGTGATCGAGGCCGGCCTGAAGTGCCTGCAGGGCAAGAGCGTGGTCAACTCGATCTCGCTGAAGGAAGGCGAGGCGCTGTTCCGCGAGCATGCACGCAAGGTGCTGCGCTATGGCGCCGCTGCGGTGGTGATGGCCTTCGATGAAAGCGGCCAGGCCGATACCTGCGCGCGCAAGGTCGAGATCTGCACCCGCGCCTACCGCATCCTGGTCGACGAGATCGGCTTCCCGCCGCAGGACATCATCTTCGATCCGAACATCTTCGCCGTCGCCACCGGCATCGAAGAGCACGACAACTATGCGGTGGACTTCATCGAAGCCACCCGCATCATCAAGCAGACACTGCCGCACTGCCATGTGTCCGGCGGCGTCTCCAACGTGTCGTTCTCGTTCCGTGGCAACGAAACGGTACGCCAGGCCATCCACTCGGTCTTCCTGTACCACGCGATCGCCGCCGGCATGGACATGGGCATTGTCAATGCCGGTGCCATGCCGATCTACGACGAGCTGGAGCCGGAGCTGCGCGAGCGCGTGGAGGATGTGATCCTCAACCGCCGCAGCGACGCCACCGAGCGCCTGCTGGAAATCGCCGAGCGCTACAAGGGCAGGAAGGGCGCAGCGAAGACCGAGGACCTGGCCTGGCGCGAGAAGCCGGTGGCGCAGCGCCTGGCGCACGCGCTGGTGCACGGCCTGGATGCCTTCGTAGAGGAAGACACCGAGCTCGCCCGTCAGACCTCCAGCCGCCCGCTGGACGTGATCGAAGGCCCGCTGATGGACGGCATGAACGTGGTCGGCGACCTGTTCGGCGCCGGCAAGATGTTCCTGCCGCAGGTGGTGAAATCCGCGCGCGTGATGAAGAAGGCGGTGGCCTACCTGCTGCCGTACATCGAAGCGGAAAAGGCGCGCAGTGGCGACACCGCCAAGAGCAACGGCAAGATCATCATGGCCACGGTGAAGGGCGATGTGCATGACATCGGCAAGAACATCGTCGGCGTGGTCCTGGCCTGCAACAACTTCGAGGTGGTCGACCTGGGCGTGATGGTTCCGGCACAGAAGATCCTCGATGCCGCGCGCGAACACAACGCCGACCTGATCGGCCTGTCCGGCCTGATCACTCCATCACTGGAGGAGATGAGCCACGTCGCCCGCGAGATGCAGCGACAGGGCTTCGACCTTCCGCTGCTGATCGGTGGCGCGACCACCTCACGCGCGCACACCGCACTGAAGATCGACCCGCATTACCACGCGCCGACGGTCTGGGTGAAGGATGCTTCGCGCGCGGTCGGCGTGGCCCAGTCGCTGATCTCGCGCGACCTGCGCGACGCCTTCGTTGCCGCCAACGAGGCCGACTATGCCGAGATCCGTGCGCGTCATCGCAACCGTGGCGATGCCAAGCGCCTGGTATCGCTGGAGCACGCACGCGGGCAGAAATTCCAAGGCGACTGGGACAGCTACACGCCGCCCACACCGAAGCAGCCGGGCCTGCACGTGTTCGATGACTATCCGCTGGCCGAGCTGGTGGACTACATCGACTGGACGCCGTTCTTCCAGGCGTGGGAGCTGGCCGGCAAGTTCCCGGCCATCCTCACCGACGAGATCGTCGGCACCCAGGCCAGCGATCTGTACAAGGACGCCCGCACGATGCTCGACCGCATCGTCGGCGAGAAGTGGCTGACCGCCAAGGCGGTGTTCGGCCTGTGGCCGGCCAGCAGCATCGGCGACGATGTGCGCGTGCAGCACCCGCAGGGCGAAACCACCCTGCACTTCCTGCGCCAGCAGGTGGACAAGCCGGCCGAGCGCCCGGATTTCTGCCTGGCCGATTTCATTGCACCGGCCGACAGCGGCCGGGACGACTGGATCGGCGCATTCGCGGTCACCGCCGGCATCGGCATCGACGCGCATGTCGCGCGCTTCGAAGCCGAGCATGACGACTACAACGCGATCCTGCTGAAGGCCCTGGCCGACCGCTTCGCCGAAGCGCTGGCCGAGCGCCTGCACCAGCGCGTGCGCATCGAATTCTGGGGTTACGCCCGGGCCGAGACGCTGGACAACGAGGCCCTGATCGATGAGCAGTACCGTGGCATCCGCCCGGCCCCCGGCTATCCGGCGTGCCCCGAGCACAGCGAGAAACGCCGACTGTTCGATCTGCTGCAGGCCGAGGCCAACGCGGGCATGGAACTGACTGAAAGCTTCGCGATGCTGCCGACCGCCGCAGTGTCGGGTTACTACTTCAGCCATCCGCAAAGCCAGTATTTCGTGGTCGGGCGCCTCAGCCGCGAGCAGGTCAGCGACTACGCCCGGCGCAAGGGCGTGGACCGTGCCCAGGCCGAACGCTGGCTGGCCTCCAACCTCGACTACGACCCCGAATGA